The following coding sequences lie in one Globicephala melas chromosome 15, mGloMel1.2, whole genome shotgun sequence genomic window:
- the SIGLEC1 gene encoding sialoadhesin, which translates to MDFPLQLLLLASSIPAGLTSWGVSSPQAVQGVRGSCLVIPCIFSFPASVEVPHGITTIWYYDYSGNRQVVSHSGDPQLVEARFQGRALLVGRAEHKSCSLLLRDLQPEDAGSYNFRFEISEGNRWSDVTGTVVTVTEEPSMPTIASPAELREGMEVDFNCSTPYACLQESVSLQWQGQDPTRSVTSNLQKLEPTGIIHLETLHMALSWQDHGRTLRCQLSVAKHKTQGEIHLQVQYAPKGVKILLSPSGRNILPGDLVTLTCQVNNSYPQVSSVQWVKDGTHLKDQSHVLQLPQAAWADAGIYTCEAGNGVGSSVSPPVSLHVFMAEVQVSPAGSILENQTVTLTCNTPKEAPSELRYRWYKNHALMEDTHSHILQLRSATRADTGFYFCEVQNAQGSERSGPVSVVVSHPPLAPDLTAFLETQAGLVGILQCSVVSEPMATLVLSHGGLILASTSGEGDHSPRFSLSSAPNSLHLEIRDLGPTDSGEYTCSATNSLGNASSTLDFHANAVRLLISPAAEVAEGQAVTLSCRSSLSPTPDTHFSWYRNGAFLLKGPSSSLLLPAASSTDAGSYHCWAQDGHSTSGPSSPAVLTVLYAPRQPMFTARLDLDTAGAGAGRRGLLLCRVDSDPPAQLRLLHRDRVVASSLPSGGSCSTCGGCSQRTKVTRAPNLLRVEIQDPVLEDEGMYLCEASSLLGNASASATFDAQATVLVITPSHTLQEGTGANLTCRVDREAGGPANFSWFRDGALWAQGPLETLTLLPVTRRDAALYACRILTEAGAQLSTPVVLTVLYPPDPPKLSALLDVDQGHTAVFICTVDSRPLAQLSLFHGEHLLATSSGPQLSSRGHLQAKATANSLQLEVQDLSLADSGSYRCEATNVLGSANTSLFFQVRGAWVRVSPSPELREGQAVVLSCQVPTGVLEGTSYRWYRDGQPLQEFTSATVHFAAITLSKAGAYHCQAQAPGSATTNLAVPVSLHVSYAPRQATLIPLMDTGPGRLGLLLCRVNSDPPAQLRLLHGDLLVASTLQGVGELAGSSPRLQVAVAPNMLRLEIHNAVLEDEGVYTCEATNALGQASASATFDAQAVSVQVWPKATVQEGQLVNLTCLVWATHMAQLTYTWYQDGQQRPGAVHSIRLPNVTVMDAASYRCGVLTPGQALHLSRPVTLDVLYAPRGMRLTYLLESRGGQLALVLCTVDSRPPAQLALSHAGRLLVSSTTDSVPNTLRLELWEPRPSDEGLYSCSARSPLGQANMSLELRLEGVQVTLAPSATVPEGAPVTVTCEDPAARPPTHYAWYHNSRWLQEGSAASLSFPMATRAHAGAYTCQVQDAQGTRSSQPTALHVLYAPRDAILSSFWDSRASPMAVVQCTVDSEPPAELALSRDGKVLATSHGVHGLAVGTGHVQVARNALRLRVQDVPSGDKDTYVCTARNLLGSISTMGQLQAEGVRVVAEPGLDVPEGTALNLSCHLPGSPGPMGNSTFAWFWNGRQLHTDPVPTLAFTHVALAQAGMYHCRAELPTGATTSAPVMLRVLYPPKTPTMMVFVEPEGGVQGILDCRVDSEPLASLTIHLGSRLVASSQPQVAPAEPHIHVSATPNALRVDIEELRPGDQGEYVCSASNALGSASAATYFGTRALHRLHLFQQLLWVLGLLAGLLFLLLGLGACYAWSSLILVQPHL; encoded by the exons ATGGACTTCCCGCTCCAGCTCCTCCTCCTGGCCTCATCCATCCCAGCAG GCCTGACCTCATGGGGCGTCTCCAGTCCCCAGGCTGTGCAGGGCGTAAGGGGTTCCTGCCTCGTCATCCCCTGCATCTTCAGCTTCCCTGCCAGCGTGGAGGTGCCCCACGGCATCACAACCATCTGGTACTATGACTACTCGGGCAACCGGCAGGTAGTGAGCCATTCCGGGGACCCCCAGCTGGTGGAGGCCCGTTTCCAAGGCCGTGCCCTACTGGTGGGGCGTGCCGAGCACAAGTCGTGCAGCCTGCTGCTGAGAGACCTGCAGCCCGAGGACGCGGGCTCCTACAACTTCCGCTTTGAGATCAGTGAGGGCAACCGCTGGTCAGATGTCACAGGCACAGTGGTCACCGTGACAG AGGAGCCCAGCATGCCCACCATTGCCTCACCAGCTGAGCTGCGCGAGGGCATGGAGGTGGACTTCAACTGCTCCACTCCCTACGCGTGCCTGCAGGAGTCAGTCAGTCTGCAGTGGCAAGGCCAGGACCCCACCCGCTCCGTCACCTCCAACCTCCAGAAGCTTGAGCCCACAGGCATCATCCACCTGGAGACCCTCCACATGGCCCTGTCCTGGCAGGACCATGGCCGGACCCTGCGCTGCCAGCTCTCGGTGGCCAAACACAAGACTCAGGGCGAGATTCACCTCCAAGTGCAGT ATGCCCCCAAGGGTGTGAAGATCCTCCTCAGCCCTTCGGGGCGAAACATCCTTCCAGGTGATCTGGTCACACTCACCTGCCAGGTGAATAACAGCTACCCTCAGGTCAGTTCCGTGCAGTGGGTCAAGGATGGGACGCACCTCAAAGACCAGAGTCATGTACTACAGCTGCCCCAGGCAGCCTGGGCCGATGCTGGCATCTACACCTGTGAAGCTGGGAATGGCGTGGGCTCTTCGGTCTCACCCCCTGTCAGCCTCCACGTCTTCA TGGCTGAGGTCCAGGTGAGCCCAGCAGGCTCCATCCTGGAGAACCAGACAGTGACGTTGACCTGCAACACACCTAAAGAAGCGCCCAGCGAGCTGCGCTACAGGTGGTACAAGAACCACGCCCTGATGGAGGACACTCACAGCCACATCCTCCAGCTGCGCTCAGCCACCAGGGCTGATACAGGCTTCTACTTCTGTGAGGTGCAGAATGCCCAGGGCAGCGAGCGCTCTGGCCCGGTCAGCGTGGTGGTCAGCC ACCCACCCCTCGCCCCGGACCTAACTGCCTTCCTGGAGACACAGGCAGGACTGGTGGGCATCCTCCAGTGCTCTGTGGTCAGCGAGCCCATGGCTACTCTGGTGTTGTCACATGGGGGCCTCATCCTGGCCTCCACTTCTGGGGAGGGTGACCACAGCCCACGCTTCAGTCTCTCCTCTGCCCCCAACTCCCTGCACCTGGAGATTCGAGACCTGGGGCCAACTGACAGCGGAGAGTACACGTGCTCAGCCACCAACTCTCTTGGGAATGCGTCCTCCACTCTGGACTTCCATGCCAATG CAGTCCGCCTCCTCATCAGCCCGGCAGCAGAGGTGGCAGAAGGGCAAGCAGTGACACTGAGCTGTAGGAGCAGCCTAAGCCCGACACCTGACACACACTTCTCCTGGTACCGGAATGGGGCCTTCCTTCTCAAGGGCCCCAGCAGCAGCCTTCTGCTCCCCGCTGCCTCCAGCACTGACGCCGGCTCATACCACTGTTGGGCCCAGGATGGCCATAGCACCAGCGGGCCCTCCTCACCTGCTGTCCTTACCGTCCTCT ATGCCCCACGCCAGCCCATGTTTACCGCCCGGCTGGACCTTGATACtgcaggagctggggctggacGGCGAGGCCTCCTCTTGTGCCGTGTGGACAGTGATCCCCCCGCCCAGCTGCGGCTGCTCCACAGGGACCGTGTCGTGGCCTCTTCCCTGCCATCCGGGGGCAGCTGTAGCACCTGTGGGGGCTGCTCCCAACGCACAAAAGTCACCAGGGCCCCCAACCTGCTGCGTGTAGAGATCCAAGACCCGGTGCTGGAAGACGAGGGCATGTACCTGTGCGAGGCCAGCAGTCTCCTGGGCAATGCCTCTGCCTCGGCGACCTTCGATGCCCAGG CCACTGTCCTGGTCATCACACCATCGCACACGCTGCAGGAGGGCACTGGAGCCAATCTGACTTGCAGGGTGGACCGGGAAGCCGGTGGCCCTGCCAACTTCTCCTGGTTCCGGGATGGGGCACTGTGGGCCCAGGGCCCCCTGGAGACCCTGACGCTGCTGCCTGTGACCAGAAGGGATGCTGCCCTGTATGCCTGCCGCATCCTCACCGAGGCTGGTGCCCAGCTCTCCACCCCTGTGGTCCTGACTGTGCTCT ATCCCCCAGATCCTCCAAAGCTGTCAGCTCTCCTGGATGTGGACCAGGGCCACACGGCTGTGTTCATCTGTACTGTGGACAGTCGCCCTCTTGCCCAGCTGTCTCTGTTCCATGGGGAGCACCTCCTGGCCACCAGCTCAGGGCCCCAGCTCTCATCCCGTGGCCATCTCCAGGCCAAAGCCACGGCCAACTCCCTGCAGCTAGAGGTCCAAGACTTGAGCCTGGCGGACTCTGGCAGCTACCGCTGTGAGGCCACCAATGTCTTGGGATCAGCCAACACTTCCCTCTTCTTCCAGGTCCGAG GAGCCTGGGTCCGGGTGTCACCATCGCCTGAGCTCCGAGAGGGCCAGGCTGTGGTCTTGAGCTGCCAGGTACCCACAGGGGTCCTGGAGGGGACCTCATACCGCTGGTATCGGGATGGCCAGCCCCTCCAGGAGTTCACCTCGGCCACAGTCCATTTTGCAGCCATAACTTTGAGCAAAGCTGGGGCCTACCATTGCCAAGCCCAGGCTCCAGGCTCAGCCACCACGAACTTGGCTGTCCCCGTCAGCCTCCACGTGTCCT ATGCCCCTCGCCAGGCCACACTCATCCCCCTGATGGACACAGGCCCTGGGCGACTGGGCCTCCTCCTGTGCCGTGTGAACAGCGACCCTCCAGCCCAGCTACGACTGCTCCACGGGGACCTCCTCGTGGCCTCTACCCTACAAGGTGTGGGGGAGCTTGCAGGCAGCTCTCCCCGGCTACAGGTGGCTGTGGCCCCCAACATGCTGCGTCTGGAGATCCACAATGCAGTGCTGGAGGATGAGGGCGTTTACACCTGCGAGGCCACCAACGCCCTGGGCCAGGCCTCGGCCTCAGCCACCTTTGATGCCCAGG ctGTGAGTGTGCAGGTGTGGCCCAAAGCCACCGTACAGGAGGGGCAGCTGGTGAACCTGACCTGCCTTGTATGGGCTACCCACATGGCCCAGCTCACCTATACATGGTACCAAGATGGGCAGCAGCGCCCAGGTGCTGTCCACTCCATCCGCCTGCCCAACGTCACGGTCATGGATGCTGCCTCCTACCGCTGTGGCGTGTTGACCCCTGGCCAGGCACTCCACCTCTCCAGACCCGTCACCCTGGACGTCCTCT ATGCACCCCGCGGCATGCGCCTGACCTATCTCCTGGAGAGCCGCGGCGGGCAGCTGGCCCTGGTGCTGTGCACAGTGGACAGCCGCCCACCTGCCCAGCTAGCCCTCAGCCACGCTGGCCGTCTCCTGGTGTCCTCGACCACAGACTCTGTCCCCAACACCCTGAGGCTGGAGCTGTGGGAGCCTAGGCCCAGTGATGAGGGTCTCTACAGCTGCTCGGCCCGCAGTCCTCTGGGTCAGGCCAACATGTCCCTGGAGCTGCGGCTAGAGG GTGTGCAGGTGACCCTGGCTCCGTCAGCCACTGTGCCCGAGGGAGCCCCTGTCACAGTGACTTGTGAAGACCCTGctgcccgcccacccacccactaTGCCTGGTACCACAACAGTCGTTGGCTGCAGGAGGGGTCAGCTGCCTCGCTCTCGTTCCCGATGGCTACACGGGCTCATGCGGGTGCCTACACCTGCCAGGTCCAGGATGCCCAGGGCACACGCAGCTCCCAGCCCACAGCGCTGCATGTCCTCT ATGCCCCTCGGGACGCTATCCtgtcctccttctgggactcaaGGGCCAGCCCCATGGCCGTGGTACAGTGCACTGTGGACAGCGAGCCACCTGCCGAGCTGGCCCTGTCCCGCGATGGCAAGGTGCTGGCCACCAGCCACGGGGTCCACGGCTTAGCAGTGGGGACGGGCCACGTCCAGGTGGCCCGCAACGCCCTGCGGCTGCGGGTGCAAGATGTGCCCTCAGGTGACAAGGACACCTACGTCTGCACGGCCCGCAACTTGTTGGGCTCAATCAGCACCATGGGGCAGCTGCAGGCAGAAG GTGTGCGCGTGGTGGCTGAGCCAGGGCTGGATGTGCCTGAGGGCACAGCGCTGAACCTGAGTTGTCACCTCCCTGGCAGCCCTGGGCCCATGGGGAACTCTACCTTTGCTTGGTTCTGGAATGGCCGGCAACTACACACAGATCCTGTGCCCACCCTCGCCTTCACTCATGTGGCCCTCGCCCAAGCTGGGATGTACCACTGCCGGGCTGAGCTCCCCACTGGGGCCACCACCTCTGCTCCAGTCATGCTCCGGGTGCTCT ACCCTCCCAAGACACCCACCATGATGGTTTTTGTGGAGCCCGAGGGTGGCGTCCAGGGCATTCTGGACTGCCGAGTGGACAGCGAGCCCCTAGCCAGCCTGACCATCCACCTTGGCAGTCGGCTGGTGGCCTCCAGCCAGCCCCAGGTTGCTCCTGCCGAGCCACACATCCACGTCTCAGCCACCCCTAATGCCTTGAGGGTGGATATCGAGGAGCTGAGGCCTGGTGACCAGGGGGAATATGTGTGCTCTGCCTCCAatgccctgggctctgcctctgcTGCCACCTACTTTGGAACCAGAG CCCTGCATCGCCTGCATCTGTTCCAGCAGCTACTCtgggtcctggggctgctggcagGCCTCCTCTTCCTACTGTTGGGCCTGGGGGCCTGCTACGCCTGGAG CTCATTGATCCTGGTGCAGCCACATTTGTGA